Genomic DNA from Triticum urartu cultivar G1812 unplaced genomic scaffold, Tu2.1 TuUngrouped_contig_8207, whole genome shotgun sequence:
GTCTTGTTTTTACTCCTAtattgggagttactctacgtatTGCTTGACGTAAAACCAATAGTGGATTTGTTTCTGTCTTTTGTTGAATCTTTTTCACGGCTCGATAGAGAATTTGATAAGCCAATGATTTTTTTCCGTCTTTCATAATACGGTTAACCACCATGTTAACTAATCGATTACGAAAAATTGGATCGGATTTTGCAGTTCTTTTTTCTGCAGTACCTCGACGTGACATGAGCGTGAAAGAGGTTCAAGAATCCGTTTTCTTTTTATAAGGGCTAAAATCACttatt
This window encodes:
- the LOC125531832 gene encoding 30S ribosomal protein S7, chloroplastic gives rise to the protein MSRRGTAEKRTAKSDPIFRNRLVNMVVNRIMKDGKKSLAYQILYRAVKKIQQKTETNPLLVLRQAIRRVTPNIGVKTRRNKKGSTRKVPIEIGSKQGRALAIRWLLEASQKRPGRNMAFKLSSELVDAAKGSGGAIRKKEATHRMAEANRALAHFR